Proteins encoded together in one Mycobacterium sp. MS1601 window:
- a CDS encoding STAS domain-containing protein: MAWHDDYVAITVDGDIDAANAEAFARFAIAHIQPGRKLQINLTQLDFFGTAGFSALHAINVRCAAAGTDWTVSACGPVARVLRICDPNGALPVRHSS, encoded by the coding sequence GTGGCGTGGCACGACGACTATGTGGCCATCACCGTCGACGGTGATATCGACGCGGCCAACGCCGAGGCATTCGCCCGGTTCGCCATCGCCCACATCCAACCCGGCAGAAAACTGCAGATCAACCTCACGCAGCTGGACTTCTTTGGGACAGCCGGCTTTTCGGCACTGCACGCGATCAATGTCCGCTGCGCCGCCGCCGGGACCGACTGGACGGTGTCAGCCTGCGGTCCGGTGGCACGCGTGTTGCGGATCTGCGATCCCAACGGTGCGCTGCCCGTGCGTCACTCCAGCTGA
- a CDS encoding ATP-binding protein, whose amino-acid sequence MFDSDSSDAASVRSPKAVELRIDAQLENLAVVRTVIGAIGTFEDLDLDAVADLRLAVDEACTRLIKSAAKDASLVLVIDPRPTELVINVSTASTTEDILTPGSFSWHVLTSLTDDVSTFRDGSDVDGQGPVFGISLTTRRVSPAR is encoded by the coding sequence ATGTTCGATTCCGATAGTTCCGACGCCGCGAGCGTTCGCAGCCCCAAAGCTGTTGAGCTGCGTATCGACGCGCAGCTGGAGAACCTCGCCGTGGTGCGCACCGTCATCGGGGCCATCGGAACATTCGAGGACCTGGACCTGGATGCGGTGGCTGATCTGCGGCTGGCCGTGGATGAAGCGTGCACGCGGTTGATCAAGTCGGCGGCCAAGGACGCCTCGTTGGTTCTGGTGATCGACCCCCGTCCCACCGAATTGGTGATCAACGTGTCAACGGCTTCCACCACCGAGGACATTCTGACGCCGGGCAGCTTCAGCTGGCACGTCCTGACTTCTCTGACCGATGACGTCAGCACCTTCCGTGACGGATCGGATGTCGACGGGCAGGGCCCCGTTTTCGGCATCTCGCTGACGACGAGGCGAGTGAGCCCCGCACGGTGA
- a CDS encoding RNA polymerase sigma factor SigF: MTPSGSQGSASRTGASRSSSEYADVPGMFHELAELAEDSKEFQRQRDRIVERCLPLADHIARRFDGRGEPRDDLVQVARVGLVNAVIRFDVNAGSDFVSFAVPTIMGEVRRHFRDNSWSVKVPRRLKELHLRLGSATAELSQRLGRAPTPTELAAELGMDRDEVVEGLVAGSSYNTLSIDSGGSGNEDAPAIADTLGDVDLTLDQIENREALRPLLESLPERERTVVVLRFFESLTQTQIAERIGVSQMHVSRLLARALTRLRDQLE; encoded by the coding sequence GTGACGCCCTCAGGTTCGCAAGGGTCGGCCTCGCGTACCGGAGCTTCGCGTTCGAGTTCTGAATACGCCGATGTGCCGGGGATGTTCCACGAGTTGGCCGAGCTGGCAGAGGATTCCAAGGAGTTCCAGCGTCAGCGCGACCGCATTGTCGAACGCTGCCTGCCCCTGGCCGATCACATCGCCCGCCGGTTCGACGGTCGTGGTGAACCCCGTGACGACCTGGTGCAGGTGGCGCGGGTCGGTCTGGTGAACGCCGTGATCCGGTTCGACGTCAACGCCGGATCGGACTTCGTGTCGTTTGCCGTGCCCACCATCATGGGTGAGGTCCGGCGCCACTTCCGCGACAACAGCTGGTCGGTGAAAGTGCCGCGCCGGCTCAAGGAACTGCACCTGCGCCTGGGTAGCGCCACTGCCGAACTCTCACAACGGCTGGGGCGCGCCCCCACACCCACCGAACTCGCCGCCGAACTGGGGATGGACCGCGACGAGGTGGTCGAGGGTCTGGTGGCGGGCAGTTCCTACAACACGCTGTCCATCGACAGCGGCGGCAGCGGCAACGAGGATGCCCCAGCCATCGCCGACACCCTCGGTGACGTCGACCTGACCTTGGATCAGATCGAGAACCGTGAGGCGCTGAGGCCGCTGCTGGAGTCACTGCCCGAGCGGGAACGCACCGTGGTGGTGCTCAGGTTCTTCGAGTCGCTGACTCAGACGCAGATCGCCGAACGCATCGGTGTTTCGCAGATGCATGTATCCCGACTGCTGGCCAGGGCGCTGACCCGGCTGCGTGATCAGCTGGAGTGA
- a CDS encoding DNA topoisomerase IB, with product MRLRRSVVTGPGIRRVRKGTGFSYRGPDGELIADDVILGRIKELVIPPAWKNVWISEHPRGHIQAVGTDAAGRRQYLYHQRWQDERSEEKFDRVLELSEKLPDWRSQVVADLAGRGLSRDRVLALALRMLDRGYFRAGGETYAEDNQSYGVATLLCEHVTVKKDAVHFDYPAKSGVQREWEVDDPAIVKTVRALMRREDRTDRLLVCRSGSGWTDIHSDDLNNRFKEMVGDEFSVKDLRTWHGTVLAAAAFVDADPPSSDRANKKIVSAVMKEVSAELGNTPAVARSSYVDPRVVAAYQDGFTVAAAARRAAKTRDDDAQAIMEKATATMIRKVSRGR from the coding sequence GTGCGACTGCGGCGCAGCGTAGTCACCGGTCCGGGTATTCGCCGGGTTCGCAAAGGGACGGGCTTCTCCTACCGCGGACCGGACGGCGAACTCATCGCCGACGACGTGATCCTGGGCCGCATCAAGGAACTGGTGATCCCGCCGGCGTGGAAGAACGTCTGGATCAGCGAGCATCCGCGAGGCCACATCCAGGCGGTGGGTACCGACGCGGCGGGACGGCGCCAGTACCTGTATCACCAACGGTGGCAGGACGAGCGCAGCGAAGAGAAGTTCGACCGAGTGCTCGAGTTGTCCGAGAAGTTGCCCGACTGGCGCAGTCAGGTGGTCGCGGACCTGGCCGGCCGCGGGTTGTCCAGGGACCGGGTGCTCGCCTTGGCCCTGCGGATGCTCGATCGCGGCTACTTTCGGGCCGGCGGCGAGACCTACGCCGAGGACAACCAGTCCTACGGTGTCGCCACGCTGTTGTGCGAGCACGTCACCGTCAAGAAGGACGCGGTCCACTTCGACTATCCCGCCAAGAGCGGTGTCCAACGCGAGTGGGAGGTCGACGATCCTGCCATCGTGAAGACCGTGCGGGCGTTGATGCGGCGCGAGGACCGCACGGACCGCCTGTTGGTGTGCCGGAGCGGTTCTGGGTGGACCGACATCCACTCCGACGACCTCAACAACCGGTTCAAGGAGATGGTCGGCGACGAGTTCAGCGTCAAGGACCTGCGCACCTGGCACGGTACGGTGCTGGCCGCGGCGGCGTTCGTGGACGCCGACCCGCCCTCCTCGGATCGAGCCAACAAGAAGATCGTGTCAGCGGTGATGAAGGAGGTGTCGGCCGAACTCGGCAACACTCCTGCCGTGGCGCGAAGTTCGTACGTCGACCCCCGAGTCGTCGCCGCCTACCAGGACGGGTTCACCGTCGCGGCGGCCGCGCGGCGGGCCGCCAAGACCCGCGACGACGACGCACAGGCCATCATGGAGAAAGCGACGGCGACGATGATCCGGAAGGTCAGTCGAGGCCGTTGA
- the mbp1 gene encoding microaggregate-binding protein 1 → MADKTGPHEAVSGVVEDVKGKAKEVAGTVTGRDDLVNEGKAQQDKAEAERDVAKKEAEAEAARGGAEAAEQRQKAFQR, encoded by the coding sequence ATGGCTGACAAGACCGGACCGCACGAAGCTGTCAGTGGCGTCGTCGAAGACGTCAAGGGTAAGGCCAAGGAGGTCGCCGGCACGGTGACCGGCCGCGACGACCTCGTGAACGAGGGCAAAGCACAGCAGGACAAGGCCGAGGCCGAGCGCGATGTCGCCAAGAAGGAAGCTGAAGCCGAGGCTGCGCGCGGTGGCGCCGAGGCCGCGGAGCAGCGTCAAAAAGCCTTCCAGCGCTAG
- a CDS encoding DUF7218 family protein — protein sequence MPNSSIKDEGLYVDLRKQGNSKEKAARISNAAAAHGRTRVGRRGGRSGSYEGWTVSELKKRAKELGVSGYSDKRKDQLVALLRNH from the coding sequence ATGCCGAATTCATCGATCAAGGACGAGGGCCTCTACGTCGATCTGCGCAAGCAGGGGAACTCCAAGGAGAAAGCCGCCCGAATCTCCAATGCCGCTGCGGCGCATGGTCGTACACGCGTCGGGCGACGGGGTGGTCGGTCTGGATCATACGAGGGCTGGACTGTATCCGAGCTCAAGAAGAGGGCGAAAGAGCTTGGAGTGTCCGGCTATTCGGACAAGAGAAAAGACCAACTGGTCGCTCTGCTTCGCAACCACTGA